In one window of Henckelia pumila isolate YLH828 chromosome 1, ASM3356847v2, whole genome shotgun sequence DNA:
- the LOC140875215 gene encoding uncharacterized protein has translation MAFTIKQTSLIVATLGVLSFVFGVIAENKKPAAGNIITGKSFVICKYPSDPTVVLGYLSVAFLAVCTGFSYFALFYPYKGKSVPQAALFQNTGFVVFFNVALATTGLAATMLLWPTITEQLHQVRNVHNNLATECPTAKTGLLGGGAFLSLDSCLFWLVALMLADNAREDYLGSDDKTAAGLGPDDAMKSSV, from the exons ATGGCTTTTACAATCAAGCAAACTTCTTTGATTGTGGCGACTCTTGGAGTGCTTTCCTTCGTATTTGGAGTTATTGCCGAGAACAAGAAG CCAGCGGCTGGCAACATCATAACTGGGAAGAGCTTTGTCATTTGCAAATATCCATCTGACCCTACTGTTGTCTTGGGTTACTTGTCTGTTGCTTTCCTTGCCGTCTGCACTGGGTTCAGTTATTTCGCCTTATTCTACCCGTACAAAGGAAAGTCCGTTCCACAGGCGGCATTATTCCAAAACACGGGCTTTGTTGTCTTCTTTAATGTTGCTTT GGCGACAACTGGTTTGGCCGCCACGATGTTGTTATGGCCGACCATAACAGAACAACTTCACCAGGTCCGCAACGTCCATAACAATCTTGCAACCGAGTGCCCCACGGCCAAGACTGGTCTTCTAGGTGGAGGGGCGTTTTTGTCCCTCGATTCGTGCCTTTTCTGGCTCGTTGCATTGATGTTAGCAGACAATGCTCGAGAGGATTACCTCGGTTCCGACGACAAAACCGCAGCCGGTCTTGGCCCTGACGATGCTATGAAAAGCAGTGTCTAA